Part of the Macrobrachium nipponense isolate FS-2020 chromosome 19, ASM1510439v2, whole genome shotgun sequence genome, agactgctgtctctctcttcaggtatatgaatgagaaaagtttacagaaaaggtggtattccttttctgtaaacttttctcattcatatacctgaagagagagacagcagtctctgaaatatagtacttttctctctacattttggtgtttttatgggctccttttattagatggaattctgttgttacagaacacttttaccagtcatatatatatatatatatatatatatatatatatatatataatatatattatatatatatatatatatatatatagatataaatatatatatgctattattaattataattaagtaATACATGAACGATCAAGCTGCCAAAGCCGGGATGCCAATAACCTCAGCACATAGACAATATTATGAATTATAcgattaatacaaataaaaataataagctgGATTGAACTGCACCTTCATTTAAGGAGACAACAGATTCTGgagtaaaagaacaaaaatagtagttttacattttcttttctgtcTTCGTGAGTATCATAGAAAACGTCAATATTACGATTTGAGGTGAAACAcaaatatttttactaaaattaCTCTCGCTCCCATTCTTTAACGGTCTTTGTGGTCCCCGTGCAGGAAATTTTCATAGTTTCAGACGCTTCATGCACTTTCAAAGAAAGCAAATCCCCTACTGGACGAACAATCCTGACACCCACTGTACCAATATATTTAGGCTCCATTTACGGTACACTTTTTGGGTCTTCCTCCCCACACTTTTCCTTACACCTAATGTTTATACTTCAGTTTACCAACCGATCGTATCGTCTCACAATCTCTGTGCATATCCACACTTCCCACCCTTTTAAATTTTCACATACCACAAACTATGGAAGCAGTGCATCTCAATTCCCTCTATCTTTTAATCCCATTCATTGTCCCAATTTCGTCTTCATAAAGAATGATGGTCAACACACCTTAACAATAAGAGAACCTGGATGTAAAGAGCCAACAACATATTCGTTCCTTTGGAGTTACAGAGAAGGGGTACAATTGACTCTACCTCTGGATAGGTCATTCAGCCCCCAATCTCCTTAACTTACATACCCCAAtaccatttaattttcttattatagCTTTGTTGTTTAGCAATTACACTTCTAAACAAGAAGGAAGCTTTCATTTTATTGAATAGTGGTCAGTTACACGAATActcagttttttctttaattccatatttttatttgaatttctgttTTTAGAAGTAAACATGGCCtgactataaaaaaataatgtttgtaaaggcgagaaaacgaaaataaaataaataaacaacaggcTTAGTCAATACACATCTGATAAGCAAAACGAACGCACTTGCATAAATACAATTGAGTTATAAACAAAGTGGACAATAGATTACACCACAACGACTCTCAAAGAAAGATATCATAAGCAAACATTTTAAAGCCAATGAACAAAAGCCCTCGTTGGTACGAGGCCACCTTAACCAAACAAGTACGAGATGCGTCTCATCAGCCAGTGTCAACACTTGTTAGGTGGGCAAGACGGGGAATCCCCCACGTTGCAGTCTTGAGAATGTGATCACGTCTTAAATCATAAGTGAGCGTTAAAGGCAACGTTACCATGGCAACGACGCTCACCATACGTCGTAGGAAACCTgccgattgtttttatttatttatttatcttattaggGGTTCTTCAAAGAGTGGAAATAGAACCTTAGCGTTTTTGCCTTGTTTGGATGTgatttagatatataaattaagacTGACATCCTCTCTAGTTATGCATTTTATTGTTGCATTCGGGACAGACACACAGCCACCGATGCATTATGTGAGtatttcgtgaaaaaaaaaaaactcatttaattTAAGTAAAGAGGAATCATTCTCCTATTTCCGTCACAATGCAGAGGCCGGAAACTACAAATTACACAGCTTCATTATTTCGTAATATTGCAAAGTGTTCTCATTAGCAGTACGTTATAGCCCCCGAAATATATTGCGTCCTTCACCACAATTATTTTACTCAGGACCATATTATCCTAATAATCATTCTTTGCTTTCAATGCTCGTGCAAAACCGACATATAAAATCTTTTATATTATCGTAATCATACAAAATTACAGTTAATATCTAAAAATACCCAAAAATTCAGGTTTACCAAAGATTTCGTATGGTTCACATGGTTTAAATTAGCGTTGGTAGGTTAAATACGATTAAAGTTTGGTCACGCTAAGCTACCTTTTACCAGAAATCTTTGAGAATATACTGACTTGCTCTGCTGAATATCTCACCGACGTCACTTTTTTCACGCTACAAGAAACTACTGACGGAAAATAAACGACCCAAGACGCTCTTNNNNNNNNNNNNNNNNNNNNNNNNNNNNNNNNNNNNNNNNNNNNNNNNNNNNNNNNNNNNNNNNNNNNNNNNNNNNNNNNNNNNNNNNNNNNNNNNNNNNNNNNNNNNNNNNNNNNNNNNNNNNNNNNNNNNNNNNNNNNNNNNNNNNNNNNNNNNNNNNNNNNNNNNNNNNNNNNNNNNNNNNNNNNNNNNNNNNNNNNNNNNNNNNNNNNNNNNNNNNNNNNNNNNNNNNNNNNNNNNNNNNNNNNNNNNNNNNNNNNNNNNNNNNNNNNNNNNNNNNNNNNNNNNNNNNNNNNNNNNNNNNNNNNNNNNNNNNNNNNNNNNNNNNNNNNNNNNNNNNNNNNNNNNNNNNNNNNNNNNNNNNNNNNNNNNNNNNNNNNNNNNNNNNNNNNNNNNNNNNNNNNNNNNNNNNNNNNNNNNNNNNNNNNNNNNNNNNNNNNNNNNNNNNNNNNNNNNNNNNNNNNNNNNNNNNNNNNNNNNNNNNNNNNNNNNNNNNNNNNGGCCCGCCAGTCGCACCGGGGTCGGGCGGGCAGAGGAACAAGGGCAAGGGCGTTCCGGGGTACGGGCGGGCCTTCGCCCGCAGGCCCGTGTCCTCACGGGGACGGGGGGCTTCCGGGGCCCGCAAGGCGGTTCCCGGGGGTTAAGGaccgggcctccgcccgccaggtcGTCCCGGGGGACGGGGGGTGCGGGCCTCCAGACCCGCCAGGCGGTCccgggggacgggcgggcctcctgCCCGCCAGGTGTACCTCAGGGGACCGGCGGGCCTTTCCCGCCGACAGGCGTCCCGGGAATGGCGGGCCTCCTCCCGCCAGGCGTCCAGGGGACGGCGGGCCTCcgcctgccaggcgtcccggggaccgggcgGGCCTCCGAGGCAGCAGGCGTCCCGGGGATCCGGGGCGGGCCACGGGTCCGCCCGCAGGCAAACGTGGAGGCCCGCCACCCGGCAGAGGCCCTGGGGCCAGgcttcccggggacgggcggggcagAGGCCCGCCGGCCTCCCCGACCAGGAGgcctcccgggacgggcgggcagaggcccgccagggcCTCCAGAACCCGGGCGGCAGAGGCCCGGTAACCCCGGGAGGCTGGAGGGCGCGGGCAGAGGCCCACCAGGCGTCCCGGACGGGAAGGAGAGGCCCCTCCAGTCGCACGGGGTGGGcggggcagaggcccgccaggcgttccggggacgggcgggcctccgcacccgccagggcgtcccggggacgggcaggCCTCCGCccgcccaggcgtcccggggacggcgggcctcgcccgccaggGCATCCGGGGAACCAGGCGGGggccctccgcccgccaggcgtcccggggaccggcgggcctccgcccgccaggccgTCCGAGGGCCGCCTtcgccccgccaggcgtcccggggacggcagGGCCTAACCGcaccgccaggcgtcccggggaaccGGCGGgtcctccgcccgccaggcgtcccggggacggcgggcctcgcccgccaggcgtcccggggcgaggcgggcctcgcccgccaggGCGTCCCGGTGCTAGGCGGGCCTCCGCAgcaggcgtcccggggagggcGGGCCTCCGCggggccaggcgtcccgggacgggcgggtccgGGACCTCCAGCCCGTCCAGGCGTCCCCCGCTTTTTTactcccggggaccggcgggcctccgcccgcccagGCGTCCCGGACGGCGGGCCTCCCAGCGCCAGGCGTCccgacgggcgggcctccgcccgcaggagtccggggacgggcgggcctccgcccgccaccCGGCCGGGCCGGGGAcgggggcctccgcccgccaggcgtccggggagGGCCAGGCCTCGCCCGCCAGCGTCCCGGGGACACTTAATAACTTAAAtaactctttttttatataattgtgcaAACATTCAGTGTACAATAATTTCATCATATCTTATAACAGTAGTCACTCCTAAAGTCTATTGTTTAATTGCCATGTCGACTGTCGACGTGACTTCCTCTTCTTTCAGCGCAGCtaaaaaacctgttttttttcagcctgattggaatgttctacatttgcttcggttcttaattatatataatttccttatcGACAGGACTGAATTATAGACTTTGCTACTTATGCAGGTTCTCAATCTCTCCGTCGCAACGTATCTGTTCTGTTACCCACAGATTACGTACCGGCCCTTTTTCCCCGGGTGTTCCACAGAGGCGAAGGAAGTGAACAAAGGAAGTGAGCTTGTGGAAGTTTATTTACGAGTTACAACGGAAACAAAATGACCCATCTGATGTACGACACTGTTCATCTATTACAGAGTATCGTGCCGAATACATTTCATGAATTTTACAGCTGATATTAAAATCTGTTTCTATAAATTATTAAACAACATGCAGAACACGCGACGACCAGTAAAGTTTcgcacagggagagagagagagagagagaggagagagagagagagagagagagagagagagagataatgcatgATCTCAAAAACATCATAAGATAACAGTGAGatacaaagtagaaaaataagagagagagagagagagagagagagagagagagagagagagagataacgcatTATCTCAAAAACATTATAAGATAACAGTgacatacaaagtaaaaaaaataagagagagagagaacgcatgaTCTCAAAaactatctaaaataaaaatgagatacaaagtaaaaaagaagagagagagagacgagattgagagagagagatcgagatttgagagagagagagagatggaaagatcAAAAAGATTCATAAGACAAGAATGAGAtacaaagttgtaaaaaaaaaaaaaaaaagttccgctCCCACGCACAAATGATCGGAGTCTTTCGTCGGGTAAACTTCGGAACTTCCAGCTTCCTCCCTCGCCCTTGTCAAAACCCCTCGTTCCTCCTTGTGACAAATGGTCGACCTTCAGAGGGAACAACAGATCTCCCATCGATGGTTCGACCAACCACCGCACGAAGAAGAATCTCCAATCCATTAATTACAGTCTTTCATAACCCTTGATCAGCACCAAAGGGATGACGACGGAAACTTTGGATTCAATGAAATTCTCTTTTCTCAATCTCATAATTGTTATTGTAACGCCGGTcgaggaaataaaataattaatcagTCGAACATGGGTctacgtactatagtagattcacatcaaccgtgcatctgatgtctaggccagtcccttacgacactcctgattggcagttAATAAGccagttgataagccagtcacagggctggaaactctcagtcttcaCAGAGTAACATAGGCaagacgtatgttccacctctcttggagggaatactttgaaacttatccctcaggacaagtggaacatacatccatgACATATGTGACCACTCTAGCagagagactgagactttccagccctgtgattggcttatcaacagccaatcgggagcgtcgtaagggactggcctagacatcagatgcacggttgatgtgaatctactacagttttCTCCCGTCTACCGTCCTTCAACACGAATCTCTATTTTACTGCACATGGTGTGCGCAAGTTTGCCATACAACATGCGCCACCTTCACCACACCTCACCAACATAACAGGTCTCTTTGACCTTCTGTTGCCAGAGACTTCATTCCACGGCACTCTTTTCCCACCCGCTTGTTCCCATCCTGCAATACGTGTTAGATGTCATGTACTACATCACAACGGTTGTCTTGTTATTGTCTCAAGATCAGAATCATGACGGCGGCTGAAGAGTTGTTCTTCTTGTAGTCTTTCCACTGCATAACTTTCCAGACCAAAAGGATTCCTCAGCCCTTCGCACATCCTGGAAGTTTGTTATCTTAATGAAGGGAATCAATTTACTGTCTCCAGTTCTCTTATACCAAATCTAATCTTAAAGAGAACGTAATAATGTTTTAATCTAGCACTACAgttcccttccttcctttttcctGTTCACTTGAAATGGTTGCGATCGAAGCACAGCATCTATGTATCAACCTCTCATGAAAAGTCAAAATTCCACACAAAACGCAATATTCTTAAGAACAAAACATTGTTTTCGAGAGAATAATGAATCTCCCCTTGATGACTTGATCTCAAGAGAAAAGCACAATAGCTGTTCTATGGAAGAACGAATATATTCTCACCCATCTATCCCCAGGGGAATTTCAACCTCATTTGGGTAAGTACCTGGAGTTCTAAATAAATGACGCTTAGCTttggaataaaaaggaaatttgttttcacggaGACTTACTTATGGGTCTCTGGAGAATAAGCATTAAGTAGTGGTTACCCACTCTAACACACACTACAGCAGCGAGGCCAACAATcgcaaaatgaatgaagaaagtaaaataacataaaaactcacaTCATT contains:
- the LOC135219294 gene encoding collagen alpha-1(III) chain-like; amino-acid sequence: MRMLRWQCGLTRKDKVRNEHVRGTLKIAPASNKVKESRLRWYGHIKRREEDQPIRKMMEMGLPGGGSRTGVGRAEEQGQGRSGVRAGLRPQARVLTGTGGFRGPQGGSRGLRTGPPPARSSRGTGGAGLQTRQAVPGDGRASCPPGVPQGTGGPFPPTGVPGMAGLLPPGVQGTAGLRLPGVPGTGRASEAAGVPGIRGGPRVRPQANVEARHPAEALGPGFPGTGGAEARRPPRPGGLPGRAGRGPPGPPEPGRQRPGNPGRLEGAGRGPPGVPDGKERPLQSHGVGGAEARQAFRGRAGLRTRQGVPGTGRPPPAQASRGRRASPARASGEPGGGPPPARRPGDRRASARQAVRGPPSPRQASRGRQGLTAPPGVPGNRRVLRPPGVPGTAGLARQASRGEAGLARQGVPVLGGPPQQASRGGRASAGPGVPGRAGPGPPARPGVPRFFTPGDRRASARPGVPDGGPPSARRPDGRASARRSPGTGGPPPATRPGRGRGPPPARRPGRARPRPPASRGHLIT